The following proteins come from a genomic window of Candidatus Francisella endociliophora:
- a CDS encoding ABC transporter ATP-binding protein — MDNQKALEIKNLTKVYKGGLKAVDDISLDVQKGDFFALLGPNGAGKSTTLGMISSLVNKTSGQIKIFGYDIETDYIQARKYLGVMAQEINLNIFEKPMDILITQAGFFGISKKEAIPYAEELLKKVDLYDKRNTQVRFLSGGMKRRLMVVRALIHKPKLLILDEPTAGVDVELRNSLWDMIAEFHKEGLTVILTTHYLEEAESMCNRIALIHKGKVHVNTDMKTFLKSADKHTYVFDLKEKCDKEISLSLGAVKKVDDYTIEVEVSKGVVLNEIFAELTTKCNLDVLGVRSKEAKLEKLFIEVARNK; from the coding sequence AGTCTTGATGTGCAAAAAGGTGACTTTTTTGCTCTTTTAGGACCAAATGGGGCTGGTAAATCAACAACTCTTGGTATGATTTCTTCACTTGTAAATAAAACATCAGGGCAAATAAAGATCTTTGGGTATGATATAGAAACAGATTATATCCAAGCTAGAAAATACCTGGGTGTAATGGCTCAAGAGATAAATCTTAATATCTTTGAGAAGCCTATGGATATATTGATTACACAGGCTGGATTTTTTGGGATATCTAAGAAAGAAGCTATACCTTATGCAGAAGAGCTTCTTAAAAAGGTTGATCTTTATGATAAAAGAAATACACAGGTTAGATTCTTATCTGGTGGTATGAAAAGAAGGCTAATGGTAGTTCGTGCGCTTATTCATAAGCCAAAGCTTCTTATATTAGATGAGCCAACGGCGGGAGTTGATGTTGAGCTTAGAAATTCTCTTTGGGATATGATAGCAGAGTTTCATAAAGAGGGTCTGACTGTGATTTTGACTACGCATTATCTTGAAGAGGCGGAGTCTATGTGTAATCGTATTGCACTTATCCATAAAGGTAAAGTGCATGTGAATACAGATATGAAGACATTTTTAAAGTCAGCAGATAAACATACTTATGTCTTTGATCTAAAAGAGAAGTGTGACAAAGAAATATCTCTAAGCCTTGGAGCTGTTAAAAAAGTTGATGATTATACTATTGAAGTAGAAGTTTCTAAGGGTGTTGTGCTAAATGAAATATTTGCAGAGTTAACAACTAAGTGTAATTTGGATGTATTAGGTGTGCGTTCAAAAGAGGCTAAGTTAGAGAAATTATTTATTGAAGTAGCAAGAAATAAATAG
- a CDS encoding ABC transporter permease has product MSLRDFWITYITIFNRECKRVFRIWPQSLLPSVITTILYFLIFGKVVGSRIGEMSEGFTYMQYITPGLIIMSVIINSYSNVVSSFFGIRFSKAIEELLVSPVSNHVIVLGYISGGIFRGFIVGILVSVAAFLLGGFATIHNVALVLAGFIFCGALFSLGGLINAIFSQKFDDTTIFPTFILTPLIYLGGVFYDINNLTGFWHFISACNPLFYIVDFVRFGFLGVSTVNPYFAFAAIILFTFMLYYLSWYLLNKGIRLKA; this is encoded by the coding sequence ATGAGTTTAAGAGATTTTTGGATAACATATATAACGATTTTTAATCGCGAATGTAAACGAGTTTTTAGAATTTGGCCACAAAGTTTATTACCATCAGTAATAACGACAATTTTATACTTTCTAATTTTTGGTAAAGTTGTGGGTTCTCGAATAGGAGAAATGTCAGAAGGTTTTACTTACATGCAATATATTACGCCTGGTTTGATTATTATGTCTGTAATAATTAATTCATATAGTAATGTAGTAAGCTCTTTCTTTGGAATTCGTTTTAGTAAAGCTATAGAAGAGCTTTTGGTTTCACCTGTGAGTAATCATGTTATAGTTCTAGGATATATTTCTGGTGGAATATTTAGGGGCTTTATAGTTGGTATTTTAGTTAGTGTAGCAGCCTTTTTATTGGGGGGATTTGCAACTATACATAATGTGGCTTTAGTATTAGCTGGCTTTATATTTTGTGGTGCATTATTCTCTCTTGGAGGACTTATTAATGCTATATTCTCACAGAAGTTTGATGATACAACTATATTTCCAACATTTATATTAACACCTCTTATTTACTTAGGTGGAGTGTTTTATGATATAAATAATTTAACAGGTTTTTGGCACTTTATATCTGCTTGTAATCCATTATTTTATATTGTTGATTTTGTTAGATTTGGATTTTTAGGAGTATCTACAGTTAATCCATATTTTGCATTTGCTGCGATAATATTGTTTACGTTTATGCTATATTATCTAAGTTGGTATTTACTAAATAAAGGTATTAGACTTAAAGCTTAG
- a CDS encoding glycosyltransferase family 2 protein gives MDNSSKLTSIIIPVKDESDGLKHLFERLMPILKKLPTKYELVFINDGSSDNTLELLLQKQKEIPEIVAVDLSRNFGKEAALFAGFANCKGDAAISIDADLQDPPELILEMVDHWLNGYEVVTAVRENRDSDTSTKKHSAGLFYKLMNNISDTKLTPNAGDYRLLNRTAINAFLELKEKVRFNKGLLTWIGFKEKLVYHAREERVAGETKWNYWKLFKFSIDGITSFSKAPLEIWSYLGVIIALISFIYGSIIVLKSLIFGVNVPGYPSLVTFILFFSGLQMIGIGMLGSYIGRIFIETKHRPLYIIREVHTSEKNK, from the coding sequence ATGGATAATAGCAGCAAACTAACAAGTATAATAATCCCTGTAAAGGATGAGTCTGATGGTTTAAAACATCTTTTTGAAAGATTAATGCCTATTTTAAAAAAACTACCTACTAAATATGAACTTGTTTTTATAAATGATGGTAGCTCAGATAATACCTTAGAACTTCTTCTACAAAAACAAAAAGAAATTCCTGAAATAGTTGCCGTTGATTTATCACGAAACTTTGGTAAAGAAGCTGCTCTTTTTGCTGGTTTTGCCAACTGCAAAGGCGATGCAGCTATATCTATAGATGCAGACTTACAAGATCCTCCTGAACTTATTTTAGAGATGGTTGATCACTGGTTAAATGGCTATGAAGTTGTTACAGCAGTTAGAGAAAATAGAGACTCTGATACATCTACAAAAAAACATTCAGCAGGTCTTTTCTATAAGCTTATGAATAATATTAGTGATACAAAGCTAACTCCTAATGCGGGGGATTATAGACTACTTAATAGAACCGCTATAAATGCTTTTCTAGAGTTAAAGGAAAAAGTTCGTTTCAATAAAGGTCTTCTTACATGGATAGGTTTTAAAGAAAAGCTTGTATATCATGCAAGAGAAGAAAGAGTTGCTGGTGAAACAAAATGGAATTATTGGAAACTTTTCAAATTTTCTATAGATGGAATTACAAGTTTTAGCAAAGCTCCTCTAGAAATCTGGTCATATCTTGGTGTAATAATTGCTCTTATTAGCTTTATTTATGGTTCAATAATAGTGCTTAAATCCTTGATATTTGGCGTAAATGTGCCAGGCTACCCATCATTAGTAACATTTATCTTATTTTTCAGTGGTCTACAAATGATTGGAATTGGAATGCTAGGGAGCTATATTGGACGTATATTTATAGAAACAAAACATCGACCTTTATATATAATAAGAGAAGTTCATACTTCAGAAAAAAATAAATAA
- a CDS encoding NAD(+)/NADH kinase, giving the protein MMFVYKKIAIIGKHYNIEVAETVTQIYKLLSKYTAEVYVEEESAQDLSIKNIKTKSFQEISQYCDMAIIVGGDGNFLKAARLLALYSDIHIVGVNKGKLGFLTTIKSDKRILKKSLLSILKGNNKLSNMSMIKCKIDDKTRYPLETSIALNEIAITSSRGLMFGLKVYIDGRYAFDQRGDGLIISTPTGSTAHAMSAGGPILCHNHNSIELVAICSHSLTSRPLVISDNSEIDIHITNYNDPEPVLSIDGRHDTILKAGQKISIKKAKKSVKVLHPEDYNYYDTLREKLGWGKVLF; this is encoded by the coding sequence ATTATGTTTGTATATAAAAAGATAGCAATTATCGGTAAGCATTATAATATTGAAGTTGCCGAAACAGTTACTCAGATATATAAGCTATTATCTAAATATACAGCAGAAGTTTATGTTGAGGAGGAGTCAGCTCAGGATCTATCTATAAAAAATATAAAAACAAAATCATTTCAAGAAATATCACAATACTGTGATATGGCTATAATTGTTGGCGGAGATGGAAATTTTCTTAAAGCGGCGAGATTGCTAGCATTGTATAGCGATATTCATATTGTTGGTGTTAACAAAGGAAAGCTTGGCTTTTTAACAACAATAAAATCAGATAAAAGAATACTTAAAAAATCGTTGCTTAGCATATTAAAAGGAAATAATAAGCTATCAAATATGTCGATGATAAAATGTAAAATTGATGATAAAACTCGTTATCCACTAGAAACATCTATAGCATTAAATGAGATTGCGATTACATCATCAAGAGGTCTAATGTTTGGATTAAAAGTTTATATTGATGGTCGATATGCTTTTGATCAGAGAGGTGATGGGTTGATAATCTCAACACCAACAGGCTCAACTGCACATGCAATGTCAGCAGGTGGACCTATTTTATGTCATAATCATAATAGTATTGAATTGGTTGCTATTTGTTCTCACTCGTTAACTAGTCGTCCTTTAGTTATTTCAGATAATAGTGAAATTGATATTCATATCACAAACTATAATGATCCTGAGCCTGTTCTTAGTATTGATGGGCGACATGATACTATATTAAAAGCAGGTCAAAAGATTAGTATTAAGAAAGCTAAAAAGAGTGTTAAAGTGTTGCACCCTGAGGATTATAATTACTATGATACTCTAAGAGAGAAGTTGGGTTGGGGTAAGGTTTTATTTTAG
- a CDS encoding LysE family translocator → MLIFLTILALQCSCLILPGPDFFVTISNSIKFGHKYGIYTALGIACGILLNTFIVYWFGSFLLYKQPILFKILILAGVGYLTYIAFNLFKDVFASKELNSNGSEHIKNLNNFDRPSNIKLFLNGTFTNLANAKVLVFFSSMLSLVDELSSIWVFITWIAIAATTLAWFCIVAIFFGNNKLRQLFFRNIKKIEFVSGIFITSFIIIITFELLEILT, encoded by the coding sequence GTGCTAATCTTTTTAACTATTCTAGCTTTACAGTGTAGCTGCCTAATATTACCGGGGCCAGACTTCTTTGTAACGATCAGTAACTCCATCAAGTTTGGACACAAATATGGAATATATACAGCACTTGGAATAGCTTGTGGAATACTTTTAAATACGTTTATTGTTTATTGGTTTGGCTCATTTTTGTTATACAAGCAGCCAATACTATTTAAAATCTTAATACTTGCTGGCGTTGGTTATTTAACATATATAGCATTTAATCTCTTTAAAGATGTTTTTGCCTCAAAAGAGCTTAACTCTAATGGAAGTGAACATATAAAGAACCTTAACAACTTTGATAGGCCTTCAAATATTAAACTCTTTTTGAATGGTACATTTACTAATCTTGCCAATGCAAAAGTCTTAGTATTCTTCAGTTCAATGCTTAGCTTAGTTGATGAGCTATCTAGCATTTGGGTTTTCATAACATGGATAGCGATTGCAGCAACAACTTTAGCATGGTTTTGCATTGTGGCGATCTTTTTTGGAAACAATAAACTTCGACAGTTATTTTTTAGAAATATCAAAAAGATTGAATTTGTTTCAGGTATTTTTATAACAAGCTTTATAATCATAATAACATTTGAACTTCTAGAAATATTAACTTAA
- the trmB gene encoding tRNA (guanosine(46)-N7)-methyltransferase TrmB: MCDKPKENLRQIKSFVQRAGRVTKKQQQAFDNYAEKYLIEYNKDRQLNLAEIFANDNPVILEIGFGMGGSLVQMAIENPEKNYLGIEVHKAGVGNILYEIEHQKIANLLVMSYDAIEILDNMIADETLSGMQIYFPDPWHKKKHNKRRIVNQENINLFAKKLKFKGVLHYASDWLTYAEDVLELLENDNKYKNLYDSFAPRSKWRPLTKFEKRGQNLEHPISDILFERV, from the coding sequence ATGTGTGACAAACCTAAAGAAAATTTGCGACAAATAAAAAGTTTTGTGCAAAGGGCTGGTCGAGTGACTAAGAAGCAACAACAGGCTTTTGATAATTATGCTGAAAAATATTTAATAGAATACAATAAAGATAGACAGTTAAACCTTGCAGAAATATTCGCTAATGATAATCCAGTTATCTTAGAAATTGGATTTGGTATGGGAGGATCATTAGTACAAATGGCTATAGAGAATCCAGAAAAGAATTATCTTGGAATTGAAGTTCATAAAGCAGGAGTTGGAAATATTTTATATGAGATAGAGCATCAAAAAATAGCAAACCTTTTGGTAATGAGTTATGATGCGATAGAGATACTAGATAATATGATTGCTGATGAAACGCTTTCTGGGATGCAAATATATTTTCCAGATCCATGGCATAAGAAAAAGCATAATAAGCGTAGAATTGTGAATCAAGAAAATATAAATCTTTTTGCGAAGAAGTTGAAATTTAAAGGTGTATTGCATTATGCAAGTGATTGGTTGACTTATGCTGAAGATGTTTTGGAGCTTCTTGAAAATGATAACAAGTATAAAAATTTATATGATAGTTTTGCTCCAAGATCAAAGTGGAGACCTCTAACAAAATTTGAGAAGAGAGGGCAAAATTTAGAACATCCGATATCAGATATACTATTTGAGAGAGTTTAA
- a CDS encoding GNAT family N-acetyltransferase, with protein MNINVRYERLEDQELIYRLISQAFETADEEKLVRLLHTDHQSLISLVAEIDNKIVGQIILSKMNTESDNGLEIYGLAPMCVAPEYQSKGIGTKLVEAVIQEAKQNNIDAIFVLGHPNYYPRFGFKPTKDYQIKCQYDVPVDVFMVLDLSNKLNLLKNQTVFYAEEFSKVF; from the coding sequence ATGAATATTAATGTTCGTTATGAAAGATTAGAAGACCAAGAATTAATTTATAGATTGATTTCCCAAGCATTTGAAACTGCTGATGAAGAAAAACTTGTTAGACTTTTACATACAGATCATCAAAGTTTGATTTCATTGGTCGCGGAGATTGATAATAAAATAGTTGGGCAAATAATTTTGTCAAAAATGAATACAGAGTCTGATAATGGCTTAGAAATTTATGGCTTAGCTCCAATGTGTGTAGCTCCAGAATATCAAAGTAAAGGTATTGGTACAAAGCTTGTTGAGGCTGTTATACAAGAGGCAAAGCAAAATAATATTGATGCAATTTTTGTCTTGGGCCATCCAAATTATTATCCTAGATTTGGTTTTAAACCGACGAAGGATTATCAGATTAAATGTCAATATGATGTGCCAGTAGATGTTTTTATGGTATTAGATTTATCAAATAAATTAAATCTATTAAAAAATCAAACTGTATTTTATGCAGAAGAGTTTAGCAAAGTCTTTTAG
- a CDS encoding ArsR/SmtB family transcription factor — protein MDLMQMKDNASKASALLKAISHESRLLILCLLLRKEMTVGELAEYSDLSQSAFSQHLSVLRREGLVQTRKEAQTVFYSLKDPAVKQILEALYKIYCG, from the coding sequence ATGGATCTGATGCAGATGAAAGATAATGCAAGTAAGGCATCAGCTTTATTAAAAGCAATATCTCATGAGTCAAGGCTATTAATACTATGTTTGCTCCTAAGAAAAGAGATGACAGTAGGAGAATTAGCAGAATACTCTGATCTTAGTCAATCAGCATTTTCACAACATTTGTCTGTATTGCGTAGAGAGGGGCTAGTGCAAACAAGAAAGGAAGCTCAGACAGTCTTTTATAGTTTGAAAGATCCTGCTGTGAAACAAATATTAGAGGCACTATACAAAATATATTGCGGATAA
- a CDS encoding rhodanese-like domain-containing protein, with protein sequence MHNVKNISVKEFLDLQKKEKVKLIDIRTAGEHNRECIDCAHNIIVDDIYDADIQPDEIVVLHCQSGNRTNQAASKVKDLNAKAVYLLEGGLNAWKQHKQPTQKNVKEPLPIMRQVQIIVGFMVLLGVVLSFTVSQYFAILSGFFGAGLLFAGLTGTCGMAIMLEFLPYNKRK encoded by the coding sequence ATGCACAATGTAAAAAATATTTCGGTAAAAGAGTTTCTTGATTTACAAAAGAAAGAAAAAGTTAAGTTAATTGATATTAGAACAGCTGGTGAACATAATAGAGAATGTATTGATTGTGCGCATAATATTATAGTAGATGATATTTATGATGCGGATATTCAACCAGATGAGATTGTAGTTCTTCATTGTCAGTCCGGTAATAGAACTAATCAAGCAGCTAGTAAGGTAAAAGATCTAAATGCAAAAGCAGTTTATCTATTAGAAGGTGGTCTTAATGCTTGGAAACAGCATAAACAGCCAACTCAAAAAAATGTAAAAGAGCCTTTACCAATTATGCGTCAGGTACAAATTATAGTTGGTTTTATGGTGCTTTTAGGAGTGGTGCTTTCATTTACGGTATCTCAATACTTTGCAATATTAAGTGGTTTCTTTGGGGCAGGACTTTTATTTGCGGGTCTTACTGGAACTTGTGGCATGGCTATAATGCTAGAGTTCTTACCATACAACAAAAGAAAGTAG
- a CDS encoding FAD-dependent oxidoreductase codes for MAKKYLIIGGVAAGASAAARLRRLDESAEIIMFEKGPYVSFSNCGLPYHLGGYIEPSEKLVLMTPEKFDKQYNIDARTLSEVVDIDKSNKLVTILNHATGEKYTENYDKLVVAVGAKPIVPPFGGLDSIEHFILRNVVDVEKIHKAVFSKEKVVKNVTVIGAGFIGIEVAENLKERGFNVTIVEMANQIMRPFDYEMVKPLEKELLDHDINLMLSEKVVSFESDKVLLESGRQIDTDLVVLSIGVAPDTAFLKNVGIELAKSGHILVNENYQTSDNDIYAAGDAILVKNAITGQDFNLPLAGPANKQGRLIADHINGKKTVNKGYIASSVIQIFEYTGAATGLNEAWIKFHNLDIDYGVAYTAPFDRVSIMPNAEHVFTKILFERNTGKLLGAQVVGKGIVDKRADVFATAIKAGMTIEDLQDLELCYAPPYSTGKDVVNHTGYVANNLRNGEFKQVPFTKVSDLVTKSAQVIDVREVAETKRGLLNHSKNIPMSEIRNRLSELDKSKPVYVHCHTGQRSYNVALMLQQHGFDVYNIAGGYIMISYYYDTLERLTGEKSPFNKPNFN; via the coding sequence GTGGCTAAAAAATATCTAATAATTGGTGGTGTTGCTGCAGGAGCTTCTGCAGCTGCTAGATTAAGAAGACTAGATGAATCAGCAGAAATTATAATGTTTGAAAAAGGTCCATACGTATCATTTTCAAATTGTGGATTACCTTATCATCTTGGCGGATATATAGAACCATCAGAAAAGTTGGTTTTGATGACACCAGAGAAGTTTGATAAGCAATATAATATTGATGCTCGTACTCTATCTGAAGTTGTAGATATTGATAAGTCAAATAAGCTTGTAACAATTTTAAACCATGCAACTGGTGAGAAGTATACAGAAAATTATGACAAGCTAGTAGTTGCTGTAGGAGCTAAGCCAATAGTTCCGCCGTTTGGAGGCTTAGACTCTATAGAACATTTTATCTTAAGAAATGTTGTTGATGTTGAGAAAATCCATAAAGCTGTTTTTAGTAAAGAAAAAGTTGTTAAAAATGTTACAGTAATCGGTGCTGGATTTATTGGTATCGAAGTTGCAGAGAATCTTAAAGAAAGAGGTTTTAATGTAACAATTGTTGAGATGGCAAATCAAATTATGCGTCCTTTTGATTATGAGATGGTTAAACCTTTAGAAAAAGAGCTATTAGATCATGATATTAATTTGATGCTATCTGAAAAGGTTGTTAGTTTTGAATCTGACAAAGTATTGCTAGAATCTGGCAGACAGATAGATACTGATTTGGTTGTATTATCTATAGGTGTTGCACCTGATACTGCTTTCTTGAAAAATGTAGGTATTGAGCTGGCTAAAAGTGGTCATATTCTTGTAAATGAAAATTATCAAACTTCTGATAATGATATTTATGCAGCTGGCGATGCTATTTTAGTAAAAAATGCTATTACAGGTCAGGACTTTAATCTTCCTTTAGCAGGCCCAGCAAATAAACAAGGGCGTTTAATTGCAGATCATATAAATGGTAAAAAGACTGTAAACAAAGGCTATATTGCTTCATCAGTTATTCAAATCTTTGAATATACAGGTGCAGCTACTGGTTTGAATGAAGCTTGGATTAAATTTCATAATTTAGATATTGACTATGGAGTTGCTTATACTGCACCATTTGATAGAGTTAGTATTATGCCAAATGCTGAGCATGTATTTACTAAAATTCTATTTGAAAGAAACACAGGTAAGTTGCTTGGTGCACAAGTTGTAGGTAAGGGGATTGTTGATAAAAGAGCTGATGTGTTCGCAACAGCAATTAAGGCTGGTATGACAATTGAAGATTTGCAAGATCTTGAACTTTGTTATGCACCTCCATATTCAACTGGTAAAGATGTTGTTAATCATACAGGTTATGTGGCTAATAACTTACGAAATGGAGAGTTTAAGCAAGTACCTTTTACAAAAGTCTCAGACCTTGTAACCAAAAGTGCTCAAGTTATAGATGTAAGGGAAGTTGCTGAAACTAAGAGAGGGCTATTGAATCACTCTAAGAATATACCAATGTCAGAGATAAGAAATAGATTATCAGAACTTGATAAGTCTAAACCAGTTTATGTGCATTGTCATACAGGTCAGAGATCTTATAATGTCGCTCTTATGTTACAGCAACATGGTTTTGATGTATATAACATCGCAGGTGGGTATATTATGATTTCATATTATTATGATACCCTAGAGAGATTAACAGGTGAGAAATCACCATTTAATAAACCAAACTTTAATTAA
- a CDS encoding MBL fold metallo-hydrolase, whose product MIFRQLFDYDTWTYTYLIASGQGREAIIIDPVDTQIDKYHKLLNELDIKLVAAIDTHVHADHITAIGQLRNDTKCNSIMGAHTKAECVSVKIKEDETVDFDGLKLKAIYTPGHTDDSYSFILGDKLFTGDTLFIRGTGRTDFQHGDSFAQYDSIKNKLFKLPEDTIVYPGHDYNGFTSSTIGEEIKFNPRLQVKSAEEYAELMANLNLPNPKYMDIAVPANLKCGLVK is encoded by the coding sequence ATGATTTTTAGACAATTATTTGATTACGATACGTGGACTTATACTTATTTAATCGCATCTGGACAAGGTAGAGAAGCAATTATTATTGATCCAGTTGATACACAGATTGATAAGTATCACAAACTTTTAAATGAGCTTGATATCAAACTTGTAGCTGCTATTGATACTCATGTACATGCAGATCATATTACAGCGATTGGACAGTTAAGAAATGACACTAAATGTAATTCAATAATGGGTGCTCATACAAAAGCAGAATGTGTTTCTGTGAAAATCAAAGAAGATGAAACAGTTGATTTTGATGGGTTGAAGTTGAAAGCTATCTATACACCTGGTCATACTGATGATTCGTATAGCTTTATTCTTGGTGATAAGCTTTTTACGGGGGATACTTTGTTTATAAGAGGTACTGGTAGAACAGATTTTCAACATGGTGATTCTTTTGCACAATATGACAGTATTAAAAATAAACTGTTCAAATTACCAGAAGATACAATCGTATATCCAGGTCATGACTATAATGGTTTTACTTCTAGTACTATTGGTGAAGAAATTAAGTTTAATCCAAGGCTACAAGTAAAATCAGCAGAAGAATATGCTGAACTTATGGCAAACTTAAATCTGCCAAATCCTAAATATATGGATATTGCTGTACCAGCTAACTTAAAATGTGGTCTAGTAAAATAA
- a CDS encoding sulfite exporter TauE/SafE family protein, translated as MILVIFGFICGIALGLTGGGGSILAVPLLTYGVGLDFHSAVTISLLVVGFTAVFGLLVNFKKQDIHYLAAIVMIITGVIFAPVGSYISQALSDKILMLSFSILMVVIGIWSLIKARIMSDSHNSVCKSVGPKCIVALLISGGVVGTLTGFFGVGGGFLIVPALVFITAMPIKRAINTSLLVIFVISISGFASHYDAESMNWHVAIMFIIGGVVGMLLANIIKKKLNDKVLQIIFAIMLVVLGSIIYFTN; from the coding sequence ATGATCTTAGTTATATTTGGTTTTATCTGTGGTATCGCTTTAGGCCTTACAGGAGGTGGTGGATCTATCTTAGCCGTTCCTCTACTAACTTATGGAGTGGGGTTAGACTTCCATAGTGCTGTGACTATATCTTTACTAGTAGTTGGTTTTACGGCAGTGTTTGGTTTATTAGTGAACTTTAAAAAGCAAGATATACATTATCTAGCTGCTATTGTAATGATAATTACAGGAGTTATTTTTGCTCCTGTTGGTAGTTATATCTCACAAGCATTATCAGATAAAATTTTGATGCTTAGCTTCTCAATACTTATGGTAGTTATAGGTATTTGGAGCTTAATCAAAGCTAGAATAATGTCAGACTCACATAACTCTGTTTGTAAGTCTGTTGGTCCTAAATGTATTGTGGCCTTGCTTATAAGTGGAGGTGTTGTTGGAACTTTAACAGGTTTCTTTGGTGTTGGAGGAGGTTTTCTAATAGTACCAGCACTTGTGTTTATTACGGCAATGCCTATTAAAAGAGCAATTAATACATCATTATTAGTGATTTTTGTAATATCAATATCAGGTTTTGCTTCACATTATGATGCAGAAAGTATGAACTGGCATGTAGCTATTATGTTTATCATAGGTGGGGTCGTGGGTATGCTATTAGCAAATATAATTAAGAAAAAACTAAACGATAAAGTATTACAAATAATCTTTGCAATTATGCTGGTAGTCTTAGGAAGTATTATTTATTTTACTAATTAG
- a CDS encoding 2OG-Fe(II) oxygenase encodes MSNLPPSNSFYEKIIDNYLNKGFCIIDNWLTIDETIKLREELTNFYQADYFRKSAIGNRLNESLERTIRSDFICWIDETKYAKSFFEKINEFIEYINKTCFAGIVTKEFHYAMYPKGSFYKKHLDTFQNDDRRTISIVCYLNENWNDSFGGQLKLYLDNENLQIFPTNGKIVLFDSKKIEHEVLPVLIENQRLSITGWLKTN; translated from the coding sequence ATGTCTAATTTACCCCCTTCAAACTCTTTCTATGAAAAGATAATAGATAACTATCTTAATAAAGGTTTTTGTATCATTGATAATTGGCTAACTATTGATGAAACTATAAAACTAAGAGAAGAGTTAACAAACTTTTATCAAGCTGACTACTTTAGAAAATCTGCTATTGGTAATCGTTTAAATGAAAGTTTAGAACGTACTATTCGCAGTGATTTTATATGTTGGATAGATGAAACAAAATATGCAAAATCTTTTTTTGAGAAAATAAATGAATTTATAGAATATATTAATAAAACTTGTTTTGCAGGGATTGTTACTAAAGAGTTTCATTATGCAATGTATCCAAAAGGATCTTTCTATAAAAAGCATTTAGACACATTTCAAAATGATGATCGAAGAACTATTTCAATTGTTTGCTACTTAAATGAAAATTGGAATGACTCTTTTGGTGGACAACTCAAACTCTACCTAGATAACGAAAACCTGCAAATATTCCCAACAAATGGAAAGATAGTTTTATTTGACAGTAAAAAAATTGAGCACGAAGTTTTACCAGTACTCATAGAGAATCAGAGATTAAGCATCACTGGCTGGTTAAAAACTAATTAG
- a CDS encoding YcgN family cysteine cluster protein produces the protein MNKWWQEIDLKDMSAEQWESICDRCGLCCLNKLQDDETDEVYYTKVSCKLLDTDKCQCSMYEKRKQIVPECINLTYKQLKNHAHKWLPNSCSYKLLLEGQDLPEWHHLNNNGSTEEMHKQQKSAKHFAISEYELDVDEYLDDFIIKIDN, from the coding sequence ATGAACAAGTGGTGGCAAGAAATTGACCTAAAAGATATGTCAGCTGAACAGTGGGAGTCTATCTGTGATAGATGCGGATTGTGCTGCCTTAATAAACTGCAAGATGATGAAACTGATGAGGTGTACTATACCAAAGTTAGTTGTAAGCTTTTAGATACTGATAAATGCCAATGTAGTATGTATGAAAAAAGAAAACAAATTGTCCCTGAGTGTATAAACCTGACATACAAGCAACTTAAAAATCACGCTCATAAATGGCTGCCAAATAGCTGTAGCTATAAGCTTCTTCTTGAAGGTCAAGACTTACCAGAATGGCACCATTTAAATAATAATGGCTCCACAGAAGAAATGCATAAACAACAAAAATCTGCTAAACATTTTGCAATATCTGAATATGAATTAGATGTTGATGAGTACTTAGATGATTTTATAATAAAAATAGATAACTAG